The Montipora capricornis isolate CH-2021 chromosome 1, ASM3666992v2, whole genome shotgun sequence genome contains a region encoding:
- the LOC138038112 gene encoding uncharacterized protein isoform X2, whose amino-acid sequence MDFRIFSHIVILLVILRNRVDAKGCDDALGMKSRAIPDSKITASSQWDPNHAAHQARLHFPGAPGKAASWSSRTNDIHQWLQIDLGSQNTKLTAIASQGRADLDQWVTKFKLQYSDNGVHFYYYKEPGQGAPKEFSANTDRNTVAYHQLPQAVTAKYIRIRPTAWHAHISMRLEIFGCKECKNALGMKNHALPDSKITASSQWDPNHAAHQARLHFPGAPGKAASWSSRTNDINQWLQIDLRSQNTKLTAIASQGRADLDQWVTKFKLQYSDNGVHFYYYKEPGQSAPKEFAANTDRNTVVYHELSQEVRAKYIRFRPTAWHNHISMRIEVFGCKECNDALGIESHVIPDSKLTASSQWDPNHAAHQARLHFPGAPGKAASWSSRTNDINQWLQIDLGSQNTKLTAIASQGRADLDQWVTKFKLQYSDNGVHFYYYKEPGHGAPKEFAANTDRNTVVYHELSQAVRAKYIRIRPTAWHNHISMRIEVFGCKECHDALGIESHVIPDSKLTASSQWDPNHAAHQARLHFPGAPGKAASWSSRTNDINQWLQIDLGIQNTKLTALASQGRADLDQWVTKFKLQYSNNGVHFYYYKEPGQGAPKEFAANTDRNTVVYHELSQAVRAKYIRIRPTAWHNHISMRIEVFGCKECHDALGIESHVIPDNKITASSQWDPNHAAHQARLHFPGAPGKAASWSSRTNAINQWLQIDLGSQNTKLTAIASQGRADLDQWVTKFKLQYSDNGVHFYYYKEPGQSAPKEFAANTDRNTVVYHELSQAVRAKYIRIQPTAWHNHISMRVEVFGCKECNDALGIESHVIPDSKLTASSQWDPNHAAHQARLHFPGAPGKAASWSSRTNDINQWLQIDLGIQNTKLTALASQGRADLDQWVTKFKLQYSNNGVHFYYYIEPGQGAPKEFAANTDRNTVGYHELSQAVRAKYIRIQPTAWHNHISMRIEVFGCKECHDALGIESHVIPDSKFTASSQWDPNHAAHQARLHFPGAPGKAASWSSRTNDINQWLQIDLGSQNTKLTAIASQGRADLDQWVTKFKLQYSDNGVHFYYYKEPGQSAPKEFAANTDRNTVVYHELSQAVRAKYIRIRPTAWHNHISMRIEVFGCKECHDALGIESHVIPDNKITASSQWDPNHAAHQARLHFPGAPGKAASWSSRTNDINQWLQIDLGSQNTKLTAIASQGRADLDQWVTKFKLQYSDNGVHFYYYKEPGQSAPKEFAANTDRNTVVYHELSQAVRAKYIRIRPTAWHNHISMRIEVFGCKECHDALGIESHVIPDSKITASSQWDPNHAAHQARLHFPGAPGKAASWSSRTNDINQWLQIDLGSQNTKLTAIASQGRADLDQWVTKFKLQYSDNGVHFYYYKEPGHGAPKEFAANTDRNTVVYHELSQGVRAKYIRIRPTAWHNHTSMRIEVFGCKECRDALGIESHVIPDSKLTASSQWDPNHAAHQARLHFPGAPGKAASWSSRTNDINQWLQIDLGSQNTKLTAIASQGRADLDQWVTKFKLQYSDNGVHFYYYKEPGHGAPKEFAANTDRNTVAYHQLPQAVRAKYIRIRPTAWHNHISMRIEAFGCKECDNALGIESHVIPDSKLTASSQWDPNHAAHQARLHFPGAPGKAASWSSRTNDINQWLQIDLGIQNTKLTALASQGRADLDQWVTKFKLQYSNNGVHFYYYKEPGHGAPKEFAANTDRNTVGYHELSQAVRAKYIRIRPTAWHNHISMRIEVFGCKDTDECLKSPCHNGATCVNKPGSYECECISGYHGKHCGIDIDECQNSSCQNGATCVNKLGSFECRCVRGYQGKHCNIDVNECLNNPCLNGATCINKPGSYECKCASGYHGNNCHIDTDECQNSPCQNGATCVNKPGRYECKCIVGYNGKNCDTDIDECLKNPCQNNGNCSNTVGNYTCKCVQGFEGKNCERDIDECKESSPCQNGTCENKNGTYKCKCQKGFLGLNCEIEELGCFKDKAKDRTMGDHMLESLRKYIDWRDMSKTVRNCSEIAKRKKKYYFAIQYYGECWGASADTQYNKHGPSDNCWSGVGGPYTNFVYRNTDV is encoded by the exons ATGGACTTTCGAATTTTCAGCCACATTGTTATACTTCTGGTGATTTTAAG GAACAGGGTGGACGCTAAAG GGTGTGACGATGCCCTTGGCATGAAAAGTCGCGCAATTCCTGATAGCAAAATCACTGCTTCCTCACAGTGGGACCCAAATCATGCTGCCCATCAGGCAAGACTACACTTTCCAGGAGCTCCTGGCAAAGCAGCATCATGGTCATCTCGCACTAATGATATCCATCAGTGGCTGCAGATTGATCTGGGCAGTCAGAACACTAAATTGACAGCAATAGCCAGCCAAGGAAGAGCTGATCTCGATCAGTGGGTCACCAAGTTCAAGTTGCAGTACAGTGACAATGGCGTCCACTTTTATTACTACAAAGAGCCAGGCCAAGGTGCCCCCAAG GAATTTTCTGCGAACACAGACCGCAACACAGTTGCTTACCATCAACTACCCCAGGCAGTCACAGCAAAATACATCCGCATTCGACCGACAGCTTGGCACGCTCATATATCCATGAGACTAGAAATTTTTGGCTGCAAAG AATGCAAAAACGCACTTGGTATGAAAAATCATGCACTACCTGATAGCAAAATCACAGCTTCTTCACAGTGGGACCCTAATCACGCTGCCCATCAGGCAAGACTACACTTTCCAGGAGCTCCTGGCAAAGCAGCATCATGGTCATCTCGCACTAATGATATCAATCAGTGGCTGCAGATTGATCTGCGCAGTCAGAACACTAAATTGACAGCAATAGCCAGCCAAGGAAGAGCTGATCTCGATCAGTGGGTCACCAAGTTCAAGTTGCAGTACAGTGACAATGGCGTCCACTTTTATTACTACAAAGAACCAGGCCAAAGTGCACCCAAG GAGTTTGCTGCAAACACTGACCGCAACACAGTTGTTTACCATGAACTATCCCAGGAAGTCAGAGCAAAATACATCCGCTTTCGACCGACAGCTTGGCATAATCATATATCCATGAGAATAGAAGTTTTTGGTTGCAAAG AATGTAACGATGCTCTTGGCATAGAAAGTCATGTCATTCCCGATAGCAAACTCACAGCTTCTTCACAGTGGGACCCTAATCACGCTGCCCATCAGGCAAGACTACACTTTCCAGGAGCTCCTGGCAAAGCAGCATCATGGTCATCTCGCACTAATGATATCAATCAGTGGCTGCAGATTGATCTGGGCAGTCAGAACACTAAATTGACAGCAATAGCCAGCCAAGGAAGAGCTGATCTCGATCAGTGGGTCACCAAGTTCAAGTTGCAGTACAGTGACAATGGCGTCCACTTTTATTACTACAAAGAACCAGGCCATGGTGCACCCAAG GAGTTTGCTGCAAACACTGACCGCAACACAGTTGTTTACCATGAACTATCGCAGGCAGTCAGAGCAAAATACATCCGCATTCGACCGACAGCTTGGCATAATCATATATCCATGAGAATAGAAGTTTTTGGTTGCAAAG AATGTCACGATGCTCTTGGCATAGAAAGTCATGTCATTCCCGATAGCAAACTCACAGCTTCTTCACAGTGGGACCCTAATCACGCTGCCCATCAGGCAAGACTACACTTTCCAGGAGCTCCTGGCAAAGCAGCATCATGGTCATCTCGCACTAATGATATCAATCAGTGGCTGCAGATTGATCTGGGCATTCAGAACACTAAATTGACAGCATTAGCCAGCCAAGGAAGAGCTGACCTCGATCAGTGGGTCACCAAGTTCAAGTTGCAGTACAGTAACAATGGCGTCCACTTTTATTACTACAAAGAACCAGGCCAAGGTGCCCCCAAG GAGTTTGCTGCAAACACTGACCGCAACACAGTTGTTTACCATGAACTATCCCAGGCAGTCAGAGCAAAATACATCCGCATTCGACCAACAGCTTGGCATAATCATATATCCATGAGAATAGAAGTTTTTGGTTGCAAAG AATGTCACGATGCTCTTGGCATAGAAAGTCATGTCATTCCCGATAACAAAATCACAGCTTCTTCACAGTGGGACCCTAATCACGCTGCCCATCAGGCAAGACTACACTTTCCAGGAGCTCCTGGCAAAGCAGCATCATGGTCATCTCGCACTAATGCTATCAATCAGTGGCTGCAGATTGATCTGGGCAGTCAGAACACTAAATTGACAGCAATAGCCAGCCAAGGAAGAGCTGATCTCGATCAGTGGGTCACCAAGTTCAAGTTGCAGTACAGTGACAATGGCGTCCACTTTTATTACTACAAAGAACCAGGCCAAAGTGCACCCAAG GAGTTTGCTGCAAACACTGACCGCAACACAGTTGTTTACCATGAACTATCCCAGGCAGTCAGAGCAAAATACATCCGCATTCAACCGACAGCTTGGCATAATCATATATCCATGAGAGTAGAAGTTTTTGGTTGCAAAG AATGTAACGATGCTCTTGGCATAGAAAGTCATGTCATTCCCGATAGCAAACTCACAGCTTCTTCACAGTGGGACCCTAATCACGCTGCCCATCAGGCAAGACTACACTTTCCAGGAGCTCCTGGCAAAGCAGCATCATGGTCATCTCGCACTAATGATATCAATCAGTGGCTGCAGATTGATCTGGGCATTCAGAACACTAAATTGACAGCATTAGCCAGCCAAGGAAGAGCTGACCTCGATCAGTGGGTCACCAAGTTCAAGTTGCAGTACAGTAACAATGGCGTCCACTTTTATTACTACATAGAACCAGGCCAAGGTGCCCCCAAG GAGTTTGCTGCAAACACTGACCGCAACACAGTTGGTTACCATGAACTATCCCAGGCAGTCAGAGCAAAATACATCCGCATTCAACCGACAGCTTGGCATAATCATATATCCATGAGAATAGAAGTTTTTGGTTGCAAAG AATGTCACGATGCTCTTGGCATAGAAAGTCATGTCATTCCCGATAGCAAATTCACAGCTTCTTCACAGTGGGACCCTAATCACGCTGCCCATCAGGCAAGACTACACTTTCCAGGAGCTCCTGGCAAAGCAGCATCATGGTCATCTCGCACTAATGATATCAATCAGTGGCTGCAGATTGATCTGGGCAGTCAGAACACTAAATTGACAGCAATAGCCAGCCAAGGAAGAGCTGATCTCGATCAGTGGGTCACCAAGTTCAAGTTGCAGTACAGTGACAATGGCGTCCACTTTTATTACTACAAAGAACCAGGCCAAAGTGCACCCAAG GAGTTTGCTGCAAACACTGACCGCAACACAGTTGTTTACCATGAACTATCGCAGGCAGTCAGAGCAAAATACATCCGCATTCGACCGACAGCTTGGCATAATCATATATCCATGAGAATAGAAGTTTTTGGTTGCAAAG AATGTCACGATGCTCTTGGCATAGAAAGTCATGTCATTCCCGATAACAAAATCACAGCTTCTTCACAGTGGGACCCTAATCACGCTGCCCATCAGGCAAGACTACACTTTCCAGGAGCTCCTGGCAAAGCAGCATCATGGTCATCTCGCACTAATGATATCAATCAGTGGCTGCAGATTGATCTGGGCAGTCAGAACACTAAATTGACAGCAATAGCCAGCCAAGGAAGAGCTGATCTCGATCAGTGGGTCACCAAGTTCAAGTTGCAGTACAGTGACAATGGCGTCCACTTTTATTACTACAAAGAACCAGGCCAAAGTGCACCCAAG GAGTTTGCTGCAAACACTGACCGCAACACAGTTGTTTACCATGAACTATCCCAGGCAGTCAGAGCAAAATACATCCGCATTCGACCGACAGCTTGGCATAATCATATATCCATGAGAATAGAAGTTTTTGGTTGCAAAG AATGTCACGATGCTCTTGGCATAGAAAGTCATGTCATTCCCGATAGCAAAATCACAGCTTCTTCACAGTGGGACCCTAATCACGCTGCCCATCAGGCAAGACTACACTTTCCAGGAGCTCCTGGCAAAGCAGCATCATGGTCATCTCGCACTAATGACATCAATCAGTGGCTGCAGATTGATCTGGGCAGTCAGAACACTAAATTGACAGCAATAGCCAGCCAAGGAAGAGCTGATCTCGATCAGTGGGTCACCAAGTTCAAGTTGCAGTACAGTGACAATGGCGTCCACTTTTATTACTACAAAGAACCAGGCCATGGTGCACCCAAG GAGTTTGCTGCAAACACTGACCGCAACACAGTTGTTTACCATGAACTATCCCAGGGAGTCAGAGCAAAATACATCCGCATTCGACCGACAGCTTGGCATAATCATACATCCATGAGAATAGAAGTTTTTGGTTGCAAAG AATGTCGTGATGCTCTTGGCATAGAAAGTCATGTCATTCCCGATAGCAAACTCACAGCTTCTTCACAGTGGGACCCTAATCACGCTGCCCATCAGGCAAGACTACACTTTCCAGGAGCTCCTGGCAAAGCAGCATCATGGTCATCTCGCACTAATGACATCAATCAGTGGCTGCAGATTGATCTGGGCAGTCAGAACACTAAATTGACAGCAATAGCCAGCCAAGGAAGAGCTGATCTCGATCAGTGGGTCACCAAGTTCAAGTTGCAGTACAGTGACAATGGCGTCCACTTTTATTACTACAAAGAACCAGGCCACGGTGCACCCAAG GAGTTTGCTGCAAACACAGACCGCAACACAGTTGCTTACCATCAACTACCCCAGGCAGTCAGAGCAAAATACATCCGCATTCGACCGACGGCTTGGCATAATCATATATCCATGAGAATAGAAGCTTTTGGTTGCAAAG AATGTGACAATGCTCTTGGCATAGAAAGTCATGTCATTCCCGATAGCAAACTCACAGCTTCTTCACAGTGGGACCCTAATCACGCTGCCCATCAGGCAAGACTACACTTTCCAGGAGCTCCTGGCAAAGCAGCATCATGGTCATCTCGCACTAATGATATCAATCAGTGGCTGCAGATTGATCTGGGCATTCAGAACACTAAATTGACAGCATTAGCCAGCCAAGGAAGAGCTGATCTCGATCAGTGGGTCACCAAGTTTAAGTTGCAGTACAGTAACAATGGCGTTCACTTTTATTACTACAAAGAACCAGGCCACGGTGCCCCCAAG GAGTTTGCTGCAAACACTGACCGCAACACAGTCGGTTACCATGAACTATCCCAGGCAGTCAGAGCAAAATACATCCGCATTCGACCGACAGCTTGGCATAATCATATATCCATGAGAATAGAAGTTTTTGGTTGCAAAG ATACTGATGAATGTTTGAAAAGCCCTTGCCACAACGGGGCAACGTGTGTCAATAAGCCAGGAAGCTATGAATGCGAGTGTATCAGCGGATACCATGGAAAACACTGTGGAATTG ACATTGATGAATGCCAGAACAGTTCTTGTCAAAATGGGGCAACTTGTGTCAACAAACTAGGAAGCTTTGAGTGCAGGTGTGTCAGAGGATATCAGGGAAAGCACTGCAACATAG ACGTGAATGAATGTCTTAACAATCCTTGCTTAAATGGCGCTACTTGTATCAACAAACCAGGAAGCTACGAATGTAAATGTGCGAGTGGATATCACGGAAACAATTGCCATATTG ATACTGATGAATGTCAAAACAGCCCTTGTCAGAATGGAGCAACATGTGTCAACAAGCCAGGCAGGTACGAATGCAAATGCATCGTCGGATATAACGGGAAAAACTGTGATACAG